A part of Candidatus Palauibacter scopulicola genomic DNA contains:
- the ctaD gene encoding cytochrome c oxidase subunit I: MAMTDGYSTGIRSWLSTVDHKRIAIMYFVVGFVFLLIAGVEGQLIRLQLAAPERSFLDPDLYNQLFTMHGTTMVFFAGMPLVVAFFNFVVPLQIGARDVAFPRLNAFSFWVFLFGGLFLYASVPLRVMPDGGWFAYMPLTNAEYSPGPGLDFYVLALLISGVGSIAGGLNFLVTILNMRAPGMTFMRMPLFTWMALIVSALILLAFPPFTVGLIFMLFDRRFGTHFFDAAAGADPVLWQHLFWVFGHPEVYILILPAFGIVSDVIPTFSRKILFGYPVVVFSGVLIAFLGFGVWVHHMFSVGLGPVVNAVFGGATMLIAIPTGIKIFNWIATMWGGRLRFRTAMLFAVGLVATFTIGGLSGVMHSSPPADLQQTDTYFVVAHFHYVLIGGTVFGLFCGFYHWFPKATGRMLHEGLGKAHFWLSFIALNVTFFPMHFSGLLGMPRRTYTYAEGLGLDVFNLISTIGAFIFTLSFVPLVWNLWRTWRRGEAAGHNPWDASTLEWTMASPPPHYNFAEIPVVDRRDPLWHPYIEPESRAEGEEPGGAVPRRQPEEPPEPVVMPNPSYWPLVLAVGMLLMTVGGLGSLGLTLFGLLVTAVGLFAWAFEPPFGEEAH; encoded by the coding sequence ATGGCCATGACTGACGGGTATTCCACGGGGATCCGGAGCTGGCTGTCGACGGTCGATCACAAGCGGATCGCGATCATGTACTTCGTGGTCGGGTTCGTCTTCCTCCTCATCGCGGGCGTCGAGGGACAGCTCATCCGGCTCCAGCTCGCCGCCCCCGAGCGCAGCTTCCTCGATCCGGACCTCTACAACCAGCTGTTCACGATGCACGGCACGACGATGGTGTTCTTCGCCGGCATGCCGCTCGTCGTCGCCTTCTTCAACTTCGTCGTGCCGCTGCAGATCGGGGCGCGCGACGTCGCCTTCCCGCGCCTGAACGCGTTCTCCTTCTGGGTCTTCCTCTTCGGCGGCCTCTTCCTGTACGCGAGCGTTCCCCTCCGGGTGATGCCCGACGGGGGCTGGTTCGCGTACATGCCGCTGACGAACGCGGAGTATTCGCCCGGCCCGGGCCTCGACTTCTACGTCCTCGCGCTCCTGATCTCCGGCGTGGGGTCGATCGCGGGCGGATTGAACTTCCTCGTCACGATCCTCAACATGAGGGCGCCGGGGATGACGTTCATGCGGATGCCGCTCTTCACCTGGATGGCGCTCATCGTCTCCGCGCTCATCCTGCTCGCCTTCCCGCCCTTCACGGTCGGCCTGATCTTCATGCTCTTCGACCGCCGCTTCGGAACGCACTTTTTCGACGCGGCGGCGGGCGCGGACCCCGTCCTCTGGCAGCACCTGTTCTGGGTCTTCGGCCACCCCGAGGTCTACATCCTCATCCTGCCGGCCTTCGGCATCGTTTCCGACGTGATCCCGACGTTCTCGCGGAAGATCCTGTTCGGGTATCCGGTCGTCGTCTTCTCGGGCGTCCTCATCGCCTTCCTCGGCTTCGGCGTCTGGGTGCACCACATGTTCTCGGTCGGGCTCGGGCCGGTGGTGAATGCCGTCTTCGGTGGGGCGACGATGCTCATCGCGATCCCCACCGGGATCAAGATCTTCAACTGGATCGCGACGATGTGGGGGGGTCGCTTACGCTTCCGGACGGCGATGCTGTTCGCGGTCGGATTGGTGGCGACGTTCACGATCGGCGGCCTGAGCGGCGTCATGCACAGCTCGCCGCCGGCGGACCTGCAGCAAACGGACACGTACTTCGTGGTGGCGCACTTCCACTACGTGCTCATCGGCGGGACCGTCTTCGGCCTCTTCTGCGGCTTCTACCACTGGTTCCCGAAGGCGACGGGGCGGATGCTGCACGAGGGCCTGGGGAAGGCCCACTTCTGGCTCAGCTTCATCGCGCTGAACGTGACCTTCTTCCCCATGCACTTCTCCGGGCTCCTGGGAATGCCGCGGCGTACGTACACGTACGCGGAAGGGCTCGGTCTGGATGTGTTCAACCTGATCTCGACCATCGGGGCCTTCATCTTCACGCTCTCCTTCGTGCCGCTGGTGTGGAATCTGTGGCGCACGTGGCGGCGCGGGGAGGCGGCCGGACACAATCCGTGGGACGCGTCGACGCTCGAGTGGACGATGGCCTCGCCGCCGCCGCACTACAACTTCGCCGAAATCCCGGTCGTCGACCGGCGGGACCCGCTCTGGCATCCCTACATCGAGCCGGAGTCGCGCGCGGAGGGGGAGGAGCCCGGGGGCGCCGTGCCGCGGCGGCAGCCGGAGGAGCCGCCGGAGCCCGTGGTCATGCCGAACCCGTCGTACTGGCCGCTCGTGCTCGCCGTGGGGATGCTCCTCATGACGGTCGGCGGGCTCGGGTCGCTGGGGCTGACGCTCTTCGGCCTGCTCGTGACGGCGGTGGGGCTCTTCGCGTGGGCTTTCGAGCCTCCGTTCGGCGAGGAGGCGCACTGA